The Sorangiineae bacterium MSr11367 genome window below encodes:
- a CDS encoding PEGA domain-containing protein — protein MKTYSRRIAFAVALVMTAAPGVGFAQEPPGQQAPRNWQGTKMEEARVRYNRGMKLYEEGNAPAARAEFERAYELAPSYRLLYNIGLCYEATHDYAEALRNFQRYLLEGGDEIAEERRTAVTAQIADLKPNIATVTITTNVPGAAITIDDVAIGQAPLADKILVNPGRHKVSATKAGMFPATKSIVFVGSESSQVRLELIEPPHASDSGKESANLPAYIAWGATGALAIGAGVTGYLALKARSDEKDTLDRHGITRSEVDDARSKTRTLSIATDVIAASALLAGGLALYLTLHKSEKSASETTARLTPGGVTIIGHF, from the coding sequence ATGAAAACGTATTCACGCCGGATTGCCTTCGCCGTCGCCCTGGTCATGACTGCCGCCCCGGGTGTGGGCTTCGCCCAGGAGCCTCCCGGTCAACAAGCTCCGCGCAATTGGCAAGGGACGAAGATGGAGGAGGCGCGCGTCCGATACAACCGCGGGATGAAGCTCTATGAAGAGGGCAACGCCCCGGCGGCGCGCGCCGAGTTCGAACGCGCCTACGAGCTCGCACCTAGCTACCGCCTCCTCTACAACATTGGACTATGCTACGAGGCAACACACGACTACGCCGAGGCGCTTCGCAATTTTCAGCGCTATCTGTTGGAGGGCGGCGACGAAATCGCCGAGGAGCGGCGCACCGCGGTGACCGCGCAGATTGCCGATCTCAAGCCCAACATCGCGACGGTGACCATCACGACCAATGTGCCCGGTGCGGCCATCACCATCGATGACGTCGCCATTGGGCAGGCACCGCTGGCCGACAAGATTCTCGTCAATCCAGGCCGTCACAAAGTCTCCGCCACGAAGGCGGGAATGTTCCCTGCGACCAAGTCCATTGTCTTCGTGGGAAGCGAGAGTTCCCAGGTGCGTCTGGAGTTGATCGAGCCGCCGCACGCATCGGACTCCGGCAAAGAAAGTGCTAACTTACCCGCGTACATCGCGTGGGGCGCGACCGGCGCACTCGCGATTGGAGCTGGTGTGACGGGTTATCTCGCGCTCAAAGCGCGCTCCGACGAGAAAGACACCCTCGATCGACACGGGATTACCCGCTCGGAGGTCGACGATGCGCGCAGCAAAACGCGCACGTTATCCATTGCGACCGACGTGATTGCCGCATCGGCGCTGCTCGCCGGTGGCCTTGCCCTCTATTTGACGCTTCACAAGTCCGAAAAGTCGGCTTCGGAAACGACGGCGCGACTAACGCCGGGCGGCGTGACGATCATCGGGCACTTTTGA
- a CDS encoding M15 family metallopeptidase, with amino-acid sequence MERTRRSFRLHLASIVLTGLAAAAFLPACGSDEESENAGPTDGAMDSQIQDASIFPSWAFVSIAEVDPTIIVEMRYITDHNFLGTPVRGYNAAKCLLTRPAATALAKVQTELRPLGLSLKVYDCYRPQGAVDHFVEWAKDLNDTKMRQEFYPTVDKANLFRDGYIAEKSGHTRGSTLDVTIVALPAGEQEVYKSGDALRECTLPADQRFKDNSLDFGTGFDCFDLLAHPENPALTGPQRATRMLLRSMMDKYGFKGLVEEWWHFTLRNEPFPKTYFKFTID; translated from the coding sequence ATGGAAAGGACGCGCCGCAGCTTTCGTCTCCATCTTGCTTCGATCGTCTTGACGGGTCTTGCCGCCGCGGCCTTTTTGCCTGCTTGCGGGAGTGACGAGGAAAGCGAAAACGCGGGGCCCACCGACGGCGCGATGGATAGCCAAATCCAAGACGCCAGCATTTTTCCTTCCTGGGCATTCGTATCCATCGCCGAAGTCGACCCCACGATCATCGTGGAGATGCGATACATCACCGATCACAACTTCTTGGGCACGCCGGTGCGCGGCTACAACGCCGCCAAATGCCTCCTCACCCGGCCGGCCGCAACCGCATTGGCGAAGGTGCAGACCGAGCTGCGGCCCTTGGGCCTTTCGCTCAAGGTTTACGATTGTTATCGCCCGCAGGGTGCGGTGGATCACTTCGTCGAATGGGCGAAGGATCTCAACGACACGAAGATGCGGCAAGAGTTTTACCCCACCGTGGACAAGGCGAACTTGTTCCGCGATGGCTACATTGCCGAAAAGTCCGGACACACGCGCGGGAGCACGCTGGACGTGACCATCGTCGCGTTGCCGGCTGGCGAGCAAGAAGTCTACAAGAGCGGAGATGCTCTCCGCGAATGCACGCTTCCCGCCGACCAGAGGTTCAAGGACAATAGCCTCGACTTCGGTACCGGGTTCGACTGCTTCGATCTGCTTGCTCACCCCGAGAATCCGGCTCTCACGGGCCCTCAGCGCGCGACGCGCATGTTGCTTCGAAGCATGATGGACAAGTACGGGTTCAAGGGCCTCGTCGAAGAGTGGTGGCACTTCACCCTGCGGAACGAGCCGTTCCCCAAGACGTACTTCAAATTCACCATCGACTGA
- a CDS encoding response regulator, which produces MQKAGEVSSTRRGGVAQKSEQQLQDAPNGRRSEGKFAGIRVLVIDDERDSRLVMEMFFRLRGATVRTAPSASEGRRMLEIFKPHLIVSDIAMPGEDGNQFLQSIRALPIDRGGRTPAIAMTAFAYPEDRRRALESGFNVHLAKPANFEELFQAVHDLTATAES; this is translated from the coding sequence ATGCAAAAGGCGGGTGAAGTGTCCTCGACGCGGAGGGGCGGCGTTGCACAGAAGAGCGAGCAGCAACTGCAGGACGCGCCCAACGGTCGACGCTCCGAGGGAAAGTTCGCGGGCATCCGAGTGCTCGTGATCGACGACGAACGCGATAGCCGTCTCGTCATGGAAATGTTCTTTCGCCTCCGCGGTGCAACGGTCCGCACGGCGCCATCCGCCAGCGAAGGAAGGCGCATGCTGGAGATTTTCAAACCGCACTTGATCGTGAGCGATATCGCCATGCCGGGCGAGGACGGGAATCAATTCCTCCAAAGCATCCGAGCATTGCCGATCGATCGCGGAGGCCGTACGCCGGCCATTGCCATGACCGCGTTCGCGTACCCGGAAGACCGGCGAAGGGCTCTCGAATCCGGATTCAACGTTCACCTGGCAAAGCCCGCAAACTTCGAAGAACTCTTCCAAGCCGTGCACGACCTGACCGCCACCGCCGAATCCTAG